From the bacterium genome, the window TTAGCGGAAGATGAAGCCGCACTGCGCCTCCTCTATGAGCGAACGTTCCAAAAAGCCGGCTATGAAATCAAAGCAGTGGGAACCGCTCAAGAAGCGGTTGCAGAAGCAACATCCAGTCATTTCGATTGTATTGTGTTAGATATTCGGATGCCCGGTATGGATGGCATCGAGGGGATGCAACGAATTCTTGCCAGTGGCAAACGGTGTCCGATCGTACTCAACACCGCATACACATCCTACAAGGATAATTTTCATACCTGGTCTGCGGATGCCTATATCGTCAAATCTTCCGACACTTCGCCATTGGTCGATACTGTGAACCGATTGACCGGTGACTCCTAGGTATGAGTGATGTTCGTACGAAAAGAAACCGGACAGCGAGGGGGTGTCCGGTTTTTTTTATGCTCGGTTTCTGTGTTTTTCAATTCGTTGTCAGTCAGGAACTGCTACCACACGAATTCAGACAGTAGTATGATTTCCTGAGCTTACTTGCCACTACGTTGATAAGTGATTGTATCACTCGCTTGAGGTATAGCGCTATAGCCCTCGATGTAGGCATTCACCTGGTTGGTACTCTCCAATTGTCCGGGTTCTAAGAATGCCTGCTGCTCGGTCACTCGTAAGTAAACGGTGGCATTCCCATTGCCATTCGGATCGGTGTAACCCGGATAATTACCGGTACGCAAGCGGGGCGGCGACATCGGAGTCGTCGCATTTACTGTTGAATAGATACGTCCCCGTTGACAAGAAAACCTTACTGGGGCACGGGCAACACGCATACCATTACCATCGGTAACAATCGCCACTAACAGATGTTGCGCGGGTGATCCCATGGTAGTAAAGTTCCAAGTCATTGGCGCAACCTGTAGGTCGATGTGTCCATCAAAGAGTGGCAGGTGTTCGCGGGCTGCACCTTGTACAATGATCGGAGCGCCAGTGGTATCGCGGCTGTCGGCAAATGCGGTAACAGTCACCGTATCGAAAGCGTTGTAGCTCTGATAGGTCAAGCGAGAAAATGCCATTCCAGGAACCCGGATTCCGGTTGGTCCTATATTTCCGGTCGATGTTTGTGAAGCAAAAGCAAGGGTGTCCGGTGTAACGACAAAGCGGACAGCAGTATTGTTCTGAACCGGGTTCGAGTAACGATCCTGGATTTGGGCAGATACGGACACCGATACCAACCCTCCCCCTTCGCCCTGTGCGGTGCTTCGATCCCAACTTACATAGGCATAAGCCGGCGGCCCTTGAAGAATTGTTACGGTAAGCGTTGTCGCAATTGAATCGGAGGCACTCTGTTTTGCAATGCTTCCCAAGTATACAGCTTGAATGAATGCAGGACCCGGGCGGATGCCAGAATGTAACTGTGTTGCAGCATATCCGGTTGCATTCGACAATAGTGTGATTGTATTGCTATTGTTCTCTACAAAGAAAGGTCTGTTCTCAACTGCACCAAAGTTCGCGCTGTTTGTAATCGTCAAGCGAACCAAACTCGGCGATAAAACCGGATTGCCATCTTCATCCAGCAGTTGTGCTTGCAACTCGGTTTGCGAAAGACTTCCTGTTCCACTCACCGTGATTTCTAAGTCGGTGGAAGTGAATTGTAGAGACGCTGGCTCGTTAGGAATAATGGTAAAAGGTCGTGTTAGACGCAGTACTCTAACTTGACTCTGAATCGAAACACTGACGGTACCATTTCCGGTAAGTGTACCAGCTTGCAATGATGCAAAAGCTGTGTCACCTGTGTTACTATATCCTAACAAATTTACTATTGCGTATCCACTTGTTTCCCATTGCAAAGGAGGGTGTAAAATCGCATTTCCATAGGAATCACGAACGGTAGCTGTCAATGAGTAACTCTCATTGAAATGCAATGGATGAGATATCGGAGTAAGCGTCAATACTTCGGG encodes:
- a CDS encoding response regulator; protein product: MKRILLAEDEAALRLLYERTFQKAGYEIKAVGTAQEAVAEATSSHFDCIVLDIRMPGMDGIEGMQRILASGKRCPIVLNTAYTSYKDNFHTWSADAYIVKSSDTSPLVDTVNRLTGDS